One region of Plasmodium vivax chromosome 7, whole genome shotgun sequence genomic DNA includes:
- a CDS encoding hypothetical protein, conserved (encoded by transcript PVX_099290A) produces MEGGKDKHRYPPEHCSPYGIFNSITKCYLCNESDVESFIFNEEGILLNSGEGHNHAAANECAGVPKGEHICDDFLCKGNFEESVNINHADRRSASTLAKRGKGTRKDDTNLLDVKNGISGYAYLGERTSHVLQTNGPFCRSVVYTSKERPTNRTYIPRVNSDEKIKPHDHYVYVEECHLQRETRESITKGEPRSTRSTFNTSLSEDKPFNYPRKKDHLERVDNTSSIYHPDDEHTYVYDNLTAHNGAKDELTLKKIKTTIHLGDKLKDVSKSEYLAKYLGPFPSAEIEEHNAASPSVEDKQLTRHKESNSNNHEMWGTCTDGIATPKGCKEESCSMIHITTEGTNVVPHLVDNFSQTVGKKKKIAKMKRRLKIGLKGRRRKKTKNALLKKKPCNGNKLRVSRTKKMKVTYSRKRIPMGKEKKGYAHRGNNKRNKLSSKNAKECAPCKLPLGKGDKKAPSDMRNGGNEHLAQRIYSKLQGRHPKNKRRESKPLALSQTKVANRKSHTNREKIKKGKEVKRDKKVQEVAKNSIQMDESKNLTIQNRMQRDDVEEASILNGEVNSDEVNIVPGRDSDSFPAPKMATKSVGSGSCHFCLSDDVSNSSYRSLLEDTHSVERLKITECSDRTDGVPRSGETEEEEAAEVTSICGGEYTTADENEERLTFAVLRKVANFLGGGSGDEQSGETVEDATKSFNVDRDGQRVDQLVSNPQIDEPQEGGLFCEMVTSTRGVRGRGVVRSTSDDSFFEKAILNRDAESSILIDTCAYRQSCQTDKNLFLLHSNMLKQRSFFHQHGTLKKEVRYILNCLTFYCNKLKNVLNYAIGRRSPNGGALQAKLFTLCLINLAEKAKGSANPSACLKTVSTLMNELVERVRYGVLSLSKNGEVTKFEQVIMKTYLIELIKMGRLLLTSLGGVKNRSPLPSRGEKSPHKLEASAGGEVPKMSKLKASRGKQLVRNAEDSRVFEPPGNGNGNGNGDGDGDENATDRVKGKGSGVMAVANSIVGDINQMSKLTNEAAASQRDHPSHCDVYKLMKGLKKKLLLLEQNSQSNFCSVRLMLKYLDKLSYVYRVNSALRVDPEGGKSQGGNTANQVANQLDDQISHAVRTMEGKISAWTRGSEVICDIPTLYSIKSVQKKMEKNVFAFFEHLSGKASHGRRPTGVSPRVATQNGSVQLEGGKMAHVEMNGVKNKCHGKQKRGIHNVGEKKTFADNPVRSFHDETEHLERLNECLTEVILIKEELMTNPNGHYAMLKEYKEELSLLNDLRNGENDLVNDFLDHMPSSNFTQMLGAYVRGGNSRGGHSGWGLAPLRATQQVPAFFEERNEKKGSGLPLEENSYVDIPPQLSNEECLDHQNGCSGCPPHDGKMLEDALPLSEPFELHHEGEPSRGNSLQLNFPHGSTNSVKYFKIY; encoded by the coding sequence ATGGAGGGTGGTAAGGACAAGCATCGTTATCCCCCAGAGCATTGCAGTCCATACGGCATTTTCAATAGTATAACAAAATGCTACCTCTGCAATGAAAGCGATGTTGagtccttcatttttaacgaAGAGGGGATACTCCTGAATAGCGGAGAAGGGCATAACCATGCAGCCGCAAACGAATGCGCAGGTGTACCAAAAGGTGAACACATTTGTGACGATTTTTTATGCAAAGGGAACTTTGAAGAGAGTGTAAATATCAATCATGCAGATCGAAGAAGTGCTTCTACATTagcaaagagggggaaaggaaCGCGCAAAGATGATACTAATCTGCTTGAcgttaaaaatggaataagtGGATATGCCTACCTGGGAGAAAGAACATCACATGTGTTGCAAACGAATGGCCCCTTTTGTCGGAGCGTAGTTTATACGTCAAAGGAGAGGCCAACGAATAGGACATACATTCCAAGGGTAAACTCTgatgagaaaataaaaccacACGACCATTACGTTTATGTTGAGGAATGTCACCTACAGAGGGAAACGAGAGAGAGCATTACAAAAGGAGAACCACGTAGCACGCGAAGTACTTTTAATACTTCTCTGAGTGAAGATAAACCGTTTAACTACCCACGTAAGAAGGACCATCTCGAAAGGGTAGACAATACGAGCAGCATATATCACCCCGACGATGAGCACACCTATGTCTATGATAACCTAACAGCGCATAACGGCGCAAAAGATGAGTTAacactgaaaaaaataaaaacaacgATCCACCTTGGTGATAAGTTAAAGGATGTTTCTAAATCTGAATATTTGGCGAAGTATTTAGGCCCCTTTCCCAGCGCTGAAATTGAAGAACACAATGCAGCGTCACCATCCGTGGAGGATAAGCAACTGACTAGGCATAAAGAGTCAAACAGTAATAACCACGAAATGTGGGGCACCTGTACAGATGGAATAGCAACGCCGAAAGGATGCAAGGAGGAAAGTTGTTCTATGATTCATATTACCACAGAAGGGACAAATGTAGTACCACACCTCGTTGACAACTTTAGTCAAACTgttggaaagaaaaaaaaaattgcaaaaatgaagaggaggcTAAAAATTGGTctaaaaggaagaagaaggaaaaaaactaaGAATgcccttttgaagaaaaagccATGCAATGGGAACAAACTTCGTGTTagtagaacaaaaaaaatgaaagttaCCTACTCGAGAAAGAGAATCCCAAtgggtaaagaaaaaaagggctatGCACATAGGGGGAATAATAAAAGGAATAAGTTGAGCTCGAAAAATGCGAAGGAGTGTGCTCCATGCAAACTTCCACTTGGGAAGGGAGACAAAAAGGCTCCATCAGATATGAGAAATGGGGGGAATGAGCACTTGGCTCAACGCATTTATTCCAAGCTGCAGGGAAGGCATCCGAAAAATAAGCGAAGGGAGAGTAAGCCCCTGGCTCTGAGCCAGACAAAGGTGGCTAACAGAAAATCACACacaaatagggaaaaaataaaaaagggtaaagaAGTGAAAAGAGACAAAAAGGTCCAAGAAGTAGCGAAAAATAGTATACAGATGGACGAATCTAAAAATTTGACAATCCAAAATCGTATGCAAAGGGATGATGTTGAAGAGGCGTCCATCCTAAATGGCGAAGTGAATTCAGATGAGGTAAACATCGTACCGGGAAGAGATTCAGACAGTTTTCCTGCCCCTAAAATGGCCACCAAAAGTGTTGGGAGTGGCTCCTGCCACTTTTGCCTGAGTGATGATGTGAGTAACTCCTCCTACAGATCGCTCCTTGAGGACACCCACAGTGTGGAGCGTTTAAAGATCACGGAATGTTCTGACCGCACAGATGGGGTGCCCCGCAGCGGTGAGacggaagaagaagaagcagcagaagtGACGTCCATATGTGGAGGCGAATACACCACCGCCgacgaaaatgaagagagaTTGACATTCGCAGTTCTGAGGAAGGTTGCCAACTTTTTGGGCGGCGGAAGTGGAGACGAACAATCAGGTGAAACGGTAGAAGATGCAACAAAAAGTTTTAACGTAGACAGGGATGGACAGAGGGTAGACCAATTGGTAAGCAATCCCCAAATTGATGAACCTCAGGAGGGTGgtcttttttgcgaaatggtGACAAGCACAAGAGGGGTAAGAGGCAGGGGAGTGGTAAGAAGTACAAGCGATGAttcctttttcgaaaaagcGATTCTCAACAGAGACGCGGAGAGCTCAATTCTAATCGACACGTGCGCGTATAGGCAATCTTGCCAGACGGACAAAAACCTGTTCCTGCTTCACTCGAACATGTTGAAGCAGCGCTCCTTCTTCCATCAACATGGGACACTCAAGAAGGAAGTGAGGTACATTCTAAACTGCTTAACATTTTATTGtaacaaattgaagaatGTACTCAACTATGCCATAGGGAGGAGAAGTCCAAATGGGGGTGCCTTACAGGCTAAGCTTTTTACCCTCTGCTTGATCAATTTAGCGGAGAAGGCAAAGGGGAGTGCAAACCCTTCTGCATGTCTTAAAACTGTTTCAACGTTAATGAACGAATTGGTGGAGCGGGTTCGCTACGGTGTGTTGAGTCTCtccaaaaatggggaagttaCCAAATTTGAGCAGGTGATTATGAAAACATACCTCATAGAGTTGATCAAAATGGGCAGGTTGTTGTTAACATCACtggggggggtgaaaaataGATCTCCTTTACCCTCCCGAGGGGAAAAATCACCACACAAATTGGAAGCATCAGCTGGGGGGGAAGTacccaaaatgagcaaattgAAGGCCTCGCGTGGGAAGCAACTCGTTCGTAATGCGGAAGACAGCAGGGTGTTCGAACCACCCGGTAATGGTAATGGTAATGGTAACggtgatggtgatggtgaCGAAAACGCCACCGACCGCGTGAAGGGAAAAGGGTCAGGTGTTATGGCGGTGGCCAATTCTATCGTTGGGGATATAAACCAGATGAGCAAACTGACCAACGAGGCTGCGGCTTCCCAGAGGGACCACCCTAGCCACTGTGACGTTTACAAGCTGATGAAGgggctgaaaaaaaaattgctcctCCTAGAACAGAACAGCCAAAGCAACTTTTGCAGCGTAAGGCTAATGCTGAAATATCTGGACAAGCTGAGCTACGTTTATAGAGTCAACTCCGCGCTGAGGGTTGACcccgaaggggggaagtcccaGGGTGGGAACACGGCCAACCAAGTGGCTAACCAACTGGACGACCAAATTAGCCACGCCGTACGAACtatggaggggaaaatatcCGCCTGGACGAGGGGGAGCGAAGTCATTTGCGATATACCGACTTTATATTCCATAAAAagtgtgcagaaaaaaatggagaaaaacgtctttgccttttttgagCACTTATCAGGGAAGGCTTCCCATGGGAGGAGGCCCACTGGCGTTTCTCCCAGAGTGGCTACACAAAACGGGAGTGTGCAGCtagaaggggggaaaatggcaCACGTTGAAATGAACGgtgtgaaaaacaaatgtcATGGTAAGCAAAAGAGAGGTATACACAAcgttggagagaaaaaaacgttcGCGGATAACCCCGTGCGTAGCTTTCACGACGAAACGGAGCACCTAGAACGGCTGAATGAATGCCTAACGGAGGTTATACTGATCAAGGAGGAGCTAATGACAAACCCGAATGGTCACTACGCCATGTTGAAGGAGTACAAAGAAGAGTTGTCCCTATTGAATGACCTTcgaaatggagaaaatgaTCTAGTGAATGATTTTTTAGACCACATGCCCAGCTCGAATTTCACTCAAATGTTAGGGGCGTATGTTAGGGGAGGGAATTCACGTGGGGGGCACTCGGGGTGGGGTCTAGCCCCCCTTCGGGCTACCCAACAGGTACCTGCCTTTTTCGAGGAacggaatgaaaaaaagggaagcggccTTCCACTAGAAGAAAATTCATACGTAGACATCCCTCCACAGCTGAGTAATGAAGAATGTCTTGACCACCAAAATGGGTGCTCTGGTTGTCCTCCACACGATGGGAAAATGTTGGAGGACGCCCTTCCTCTAAGCGAGCCTTTCGAGCTACACCATGAAGGAGAACCGTCCAGGGGGAATTCCCTCCAATTGAACTTCCCCCATGGGAGTACCAACAgtgtgaaatattttaaaatatactaA
- a CDS encoding hypothetical protein, conserved (encoded by transcript PVX_099285A) has protein sequence MDKAKGKNRSISRIIKEFYLNWNYRRHSWRISFYYNCLAILTAFSIALTLIFQQLIKSFSFFVNYSCEYEHINFILTDLLIFLILTSFISIFAFFLSRICSILSNFTINDFMSLGKWIERIGCTVKWFPWALAILIIFWFTINIFNLVTLYFTPNLWCKRRLNDVATHVVNNCRLFEGRTAACTIDMIDTSSNVNVASYIRKCNDLDFLKNHNYFAFVPDLADKNYVKCTFNNINICTLYKNLRNNQQILEKAKGLKLEGCLQNPPSEVEDFYDNNIQTSDLYKYSQIFTIGSNVTFVVLMFFFYFVKRTTQFDGLFYQSIDNSEMLILRILRPLTPWT, from the coding sequence atggacaaggCGAAAGGCAAAAACAGGAGCATAAGCCGCATTATCAAAGAGTTTTACCTAAACTGGAATTACAGGAGACACAGCTGGAGAATCAGCTTCTACTACAACTGCCTGGCAATCTTAACTGCTTTCAGCATTGCCCTCACTTTAATATTCCAGCAACTCATAAAATCATTCAGTTTTTTCGTAAACTATTCCTGCGAATATGAacacataaattttattcttaCAGATTTATTAatcttcctcattttaaCTAGCTTCATAAgcattttcgcattttttttatcgagGATTTGTTCCATCCTctcaaattttacaattaaCGATTTTATGTCGCTAGGCAAATGGATTGAAAGGATAGGCTGTACTGTGAAATGGTTCCCTTGGGCCTTAGCGATTTTGATCATATTTTGGTTCaccataaatatatttaatttagtTACCTTATATTTCACCCCCAACTTGTGGTGTAAAAGGCGCTTAAACGACGTTGCCACACATGTAGTCAACAACTGTAGGTTGTTTGAAGGCAGGACAGCCGCATGCACCATCGACATGATAGACACTAGTTCCAATGTGAACGTGGCTAGCTACATTCGCAAATGCAACGACttggattttttaaaaaatcataacTACTTCGCATTCGTTCCAGATTTGGCAGACAAGAATTATGTAAAATGCACGTTCAACAATATCAACATTTGCACGCTGTACAAAAACTTACGAAATAATCAGCAAATATTGGAGAAGGCAAAAGGGCTGAAGTTAGAAGGCTGCTTGCAGAACCCTCCGTCTGAGGTAGAAGATTTTTATGACAATAATATACAGACCAGCGATTTGTACAAATACTCTCAAATTTTTACCATCGGCAGTAACGTCACTTTTGTGGTcctcatgttttttttctactttgtCAAACGTACGACGCAGTTCGATGGGTTGTTTTACCAGTCCATAGACAACTCCGAAATGCTTATACTGCGCATCCTGCGCCCTCTGACGCCCTGGACGTGA
- a CDS encoding ATP-dependant RNA helicase, putative (encoded by transcript PVX_099300A), with protein sequence MNPVAEGPSEKDAGPANEQGDPPAPSENAKRKNEHTLSDDYSGRKKAKVGDELTADQYEEGEEDKPTGGGQNEADVCSNDVEEDRGCQDKGGKKEGGEDKQGDHSSHEGNHDGGEKETHNEYGGNEGVAQEEDPERQMCPRSDIPMGEASYQRGGEPGGAELEAHLINKLTNERYSERYLQLLEEKKKLPAWSAKRNFLKLFKKNDVLIIVGDTGSGKTTQISQFVLESKFAEKKSIAVTQPRRVAAMSVAARVSEELDVELGTYVGYTIRFEDRSSTKTVIKYLTDGMLLRESMYDPLLKRYNTIILDEAHERTLATDILFGVIKNIQEQRNDLKLIVMSATLDAGKFQKFFNGSQILNIPGRLYPVEIFYTLQAEKDYIRVVIRTVYDIHVNEDDGDILVFLTGEEEIEMTKKEIEKLVSKNASAGQLIVLPLYSSLPSTQQQKIFEPAPRPRFKGDKMGRKCILSTNIAETSLTIEGIVYVIDPGFSKQKVYNPRARVESLLIAPISKASAQQRAGRAGRTKPGKCFRLYTEKCFEQTLPEQTYPEILRSNLGSVVLNLKKLGIDDLVHFDFMDPPAPETLMRALEQLNYLGALDDEGELTQKGHFMSEFPVDPQLAKVLIESPNYCCSSEILTIAAMLSVPYCFLRPKVKGKEADEMKTRFSHLDGDHLTLMNVFHAFVNYSRVDISASKKFCYDYFLNHRAMTSAQNVRNQLIRTMEKMDLKIVSMNPSSPDYYVNIRKALLSGFYQQVAYKTSKGYYITVKDIQIVTLHPSTVFQINPEWVMYHELILTTKNFIRTVTKIDGKWLLEMARSYYDLEDLPNSEAKNELRMLLGKP encoded by the coding sequence ATGAACCCAGTGGCGGAGGGCCCATCCGAAAAGGACGCGGGGCCCGCGAACGAGCAGGGGGACCCGCCAGCCCCAAGTGAAAAcgccaaaaggaaaaacgaacaCACGTTAAGTGATGATTATAGCGGTAGGAAGAAGGCAAAGGTGGGCGATGAGTTAACGGCAGATCAGTatgaagaaggtgaagaggaTAAaccaacagggggggggcaaaatgaGGCAGACGTCTGCTCAAACGATGTGGAGGAGGATCGTGGATGTCAAGACAAGGGCGGTAAGAAGGAAGGGGGTGAGGACAAACAGGGTGACCACAGCAGTCATGAGGGTAACCAcgatgggggggagaaggagacGCATAATGAGTATGGCGGTAATGAAGGAGTGGCCCAGGAGGAGGACCCCGAAAGGCAAATGTGCCCTCGAAGCGACATCCCAATGGGGGAGGCGTCCtaccaaagggggggcgaACCTGGCGGGGCCGAACTGGAAGCCCATCTCATAAACAAACTGACGAACGAACGATACAGCGAGAGGTACCTCCAACTGCtggaagagaagaaaaaactgccCGCATGGAGCGCGAAAAGGAACTTTCTAAagctctttaaaaaaaacgacgtgCTGATCATCGTGGGAGATACAGGTAGTGGAAAGACAACGCAGATATCCCAATTTGTTTTGGAGTCCAAATTTGCAGAAAAGAAATCCATTGCAGTGACCCAACCGAGGAGAGTAGCAGCCATGAGTGTAGCAGCGAGAGTTTCAGAAGAATTAGATGTAGAGCTAGGGACGTACGTAGGATACACCATCAGGTTTGAAGATCGGTCGAGCACCAAAACGGTCATCAAATATCTGACGGACGGTATGCTCTTGAGGGAATCTATGTATGACCCTTTATTGAAAAGATACAACACCATCATTTTGGATGAAGCTCACGAGAGGACCTTAGCCACGGACATCCTCTTCGGAGTTATAAAAAACATCCAAGAGCAGAGGAAcgatttaaaattaatagtCATGTCAGCAACGCTAGATGCGGGCAAAttccaaaaattttttaatggcTCCCAAATTTTGAATATCCCAGGGAGGCTATACCCAGTGGAGATTTTTTATACCCTCCAAGCGGAGAAGGATTACATAAGGGTGGTCATCAGGACGGTGTATGACATCCATGTGAATGAGGACGATGGAGATATACTCGTCTTCCTAACCGGAGAGGAGGAAATCGAGATGACGAAAAAGGAGATTGAAAAATTAGTTTCTAAGAATGCGAGTGCTGGCCAGCTGATAGTGCTACCGCTTTACTCCTCCCTACCGTCAACTCAGCAACAGAAGATATTCGAGCCTGCTCCGAGGCCAAGATTTAAAGGagacaaaatggggaggaagtgCATCCTGTCTACGAACATTGCAGAAACGTCCCTCACAATAGAAGGAATCGTCTACGTAATCGACCCTGGGTTTTCAAAACAGAAGGTGTATAACCCCAGGGCAAGAGTAGAATCTTTGTTAATCGCCCCCATTTCGAAAGCGTCAGCTCAGCAGAGAGCAGGAAGAGCAGGGAGAACAAAACCAGGCAAGTGCTTTCGCCTCTACACAGAAAAGTGCTTCGAGCAAACATTACCAGAACAGACCTACCCAGAAATACTGAGATCGAACCTAGGCTCCGTTGtcttaaatttaaaaaaattaggaatCGACGATTTAGttcattttgattttatGGACCCTCCAGCACCAGAGACGCTGATGAGAGCCCTAGAACAGCTGAACTACTTGGGGGCATTGGATGACGAGGGAGAATTAACACAGAAGGGACACTTCATGTCTGAGTTCCCCGTAGATCCTCAGCTAGCCAAAGTGCTAATTGAGTCTCCAAACTATTGCTGCTCCAGCGAAATACTAACCATCGCCGCGATGCTTTCCGTGCCGTATTGCTTTTTAAGGCCTAAAGTGAAAGGCAAAGAAGCGGACGAAATGAAAACGAGATTCTCTCACCTAGATGGAGACCACCTAACTCTAATGAATGTGTTTCATGCCTTTGTCAATTATAGCCGAGTCGATATAAGTGCTtcgaaaaaattttgttacgATTATTTTCTAAACCATCGAGCTATGACATCTGCCCAGAATGTTAGGAATCAACTCATCCGGACGATGGAAAAGATGGACCTAAAAATCGTCTCCATGAACCCATCCAGCCCCGACTACTACGTCAATATTAGGAAGGCCCTCCTCAGTGGGTTCTACCAGCAAGTGGCTTACAAAACGAGCAAGGGGTACTACATCACCGTGAAGGACATCCAAATCGTCACTTTGCACCCCTCGACGGTGTTTCAAATAAACCCCGAATGGGTTATGTACCACGAACTTATATTAACCaccaaaaattttatacggACCGTAACAAAGATTGATGGCAAGTGGCTGCTCGAAATGGCTAGAAGCTACTATGATCTGGAGGACCTGCCAAACAGCGAGGCGAAGAATGAGTTACGCATGCTTCTGGGGAAGCCctaa
- a CDS encoding hypothetical protein, conserved (encoded by transcript PVX_099280A): MLLLERMNTLIENKYAKSNWKRKKFVWRYSLFFTTFYICLSLGILYTLAVRLLISSETYSNHFCPSSTILSVKRLYMAILIFLILMGFLNFLFSRLTFIYSNFTNSEFFNSGFFYALLGFIIKYMSWLLSLVYISWICFLFVNMLIIIFWPHKWCTSKYNAYGMDALRNCLLVKNRATGCEIDKALLNLRTKDSCNDYNILKVHNFLFLARSAPNQACTLKDKKLCEFFVDFIKNKNTSWTTFPNCSGNTPDLKEEHFLEEPTTKSDIYLFSLSLIFFWFLTTVVLIALFVVVRVSTPIDSSFVVNEERFNFFFKFTRLMDVWR, translated from the exons ATGCTGCTGCTGGAAAGGATGAACACGCTGATCGAGAACAAGTACGCCAAATCGAACTGGAAGAGAAAGAAGTTCGTCTGGAGGTACAGCTTATTTTTCACCACTTTTTACATCTGCCTATCGCTGGGAATATTATATACGTTAGCAGTTAGGCTTTTAATTTCCTCGGAAACGTACAGCAaccatttttgcccctcctctACCATCCTATCTGTGAAGAGACTCTACATGGCGATCCTCATTTTCCTCATATTGATgggatttttaaatttccttttttcgcgccTTACATTTATCTACTCTAATTTTACCAACAGCGAGTTCTTTAACTCTGgctttttttatgccctCCTAGGGTTcatcattaaatatatgtccTGGCTTTTATCCCTCGTGTACATCTCCTGGATTTGCTTCCTCTTTGTAAATATGctcataataattttttggccGCACAAGTGGTGCACCTCCAAGTACAACGCCTACGGGATGGACGCGCTTCGCAACTGCCTCTTGGTTAAGAACCGGGCCACAG GATGCGAAATCGACAAGGCCCTGCTGAACCTACGGACCAAGGACAGCTGCAACGACTACAACATTTTGAAAGTGCataattttctcttcctcgcCCGATCAGCTCCAAACCAAGCATGCACACTGAAGGATAAGAAGCTGTGCGAATTTTTTGTGGactttattaaaaataaaaacacctCGTGGACGACCTTCCCCAACTGCTCTGGAAACACCCCCGACCTTAAGGAGGAGCATTTCCTCGAAGAACCCACCACGAAGAGTGACATTTActtattttctctttctctaaTATTTTTCTGGTTTCTCACGACCGTGGTCCTCATTGCCCTGTTCGTAGTCGTGAGGGTCAGCACGCCGATCGATTCCTCCTTCGTGGTGAACGAAGAGCgcttcaacttttttttcaagtttACGCGTTTGATGGATGTGTGGAGGTGA
- a CDS encoding hypothetical protein, conserved (encoded by transcript PVX_099295A), with amino-acid sequence MAVNNEEAVTAPISEGELKKVYYEHFIDDLTDEELMYKKTVEDLFYIYKSFGFIYSIIKKANLLLSKESFDMFLKSLVSFIDELFLNNPSLFDAQGNDVKANYANKEIGGGVTKKRKGELDQTYIINNSDNQSFMIILSKTYIEELLKDISNIDPNFSERNAQDYLFITKNVLKMKNTLEVEHVKNRIDKLKNILNVGKNIFLADELVDDSNESDGNKKIKVHDHIDEMIEKLKTIGPSIVAIVYKQNLWYKQIVNKSEYDSLNSILNIDVDADSKVVESTYADVILLLGEKMTQNKDLLIAKEKLERLKTNYDAEVQRKLQQEMELSKKLEDKRKAVQFIIDRYNEYTWFDKNSPKKHSFYIIGINPRTTTEEQLKSFGKRLKHILHPDKEPDREWKKKAESAFKEASLAILGCQQEFKTKVLKNLEPGPPAPYLALIGMEAGAAASGTSGASGAGGSGVTATSAASGGGEQGSARLPQYYPTQAYYPKFELKCVDQKIGTILIDIKCPVQLGVVKKVILYVHRPIYGAEPLNLIPEDSFLSHKMEQNVNVKNLNQPIEARVDFVQPLEIAASTKYYIGVQLIAERGNTMINWNSINITLHKFSNKNIIKKLLSSFKNASFINQAQLNVALSNENKDEMTKYLNECIAAAKIWAQTV; translated from the coding sequence ATGGCGGTGAACAACGAAGAAGCGGTGACGGCCCCGATAAGCGAGGGGGAGCTGAAAAAGGTCTATTACGAACATTTTATAGACGATTTGACGGACGAAGAACTCATGTACAAGAAAACGGTGGAGGATTTGTTTTACATTTACAAGTCATTTGGGTTTATATATTCCATCATAAAGAAGGCGAATCTCTTGCTGAGTAAGGAGAGCTTTGacatgtttttaaaatcccTCGTGAGCTTCATTGACGAGCTGTTTCTAAACAACCCCAGTTTGTTTGACGCGCAAGGAAATGATGTGAAGGCAAATTATGCTAATAAAGAAATCGGAGGGGGGGTtacgaaaaagaggaaaggaGAATTGGACCAGACATATATAATCAATAACAGTGACAATCAATCCTTCATGATCATCCTATCGAAAACGTATATAGAGGAATTGCTAAAGGATATAAGTAATATAGACCCCAATTTTAGCGAAAGAAATGCACAGGATTATTTGTTCATCACGAAGAACGttcttaaaatgaaaaacacaCTGGAAGTGGAGCATGTGAAGAACCGTATTGacaaattgaaaaacattttaaatgtggggaagaatatttttcttgcGGATGAACTGGTAGACGATTCGAATGAGAGCGATGGGAATAAGAAGATTAAAGTACACGACCATATTGACGAAATGatagaaaaattgaagaccATTGGACCATCTATCGTTGCAATTGTGTATAAACAGAATCTGTGGTACAAACAGATTGTTAACAAGTCAGAGTATGACAGCTTAAATTCTATTCTAAACATAGATGTAGATGCGGACAGCAAAGTGGTAGAATCCACCTACGCAGATGTGATCCTCCTCCTTGGGGAAAAGATGACACAAAATAAAGACCTCCTGATTGCCAAGGAAAAGCTCGAAAGACTCAAAACCAATTACGATGCGGAAGTGCAAAGGAAGCTGCAACAAGAAATGGAACTctccaaaaaattagaagACAAAAGAAAGGCTGTGCAATTTATTATTGACAGGTATAATGAGTACACCTGGTTTGATAAGAATTCCCCCAAGAAGCACTCCTTCTACATAATAGGCATTAACCCCAGGACCACCACGGAGGAGCAACTAAAGAGCTTCGGCAAACGGCTGAAACATATTTTGCATCCCGATAAGGAGCCCGACAGGgagtggaagaagaaggccgAGTCCGCCTTTAAGGAGGCCTCCCTCGCCATTTTGGGCTGCCAGCAGGAGTTCAAAACGAAGGTCCTCAAGAATTTGGAGCCCGGCCCGCCCGCTCCCTACCTGGCGCTCATCGGCATGGAGGCGGGGGCCGCGGCGAGCGGCACTAGCGGTGCTTCTGGGgctgggggaagcggcgttaCCGCGACTAGTGCCGCTTCTGGGGGAGGCGAGCAGGGTTCCGCGCGGCTCCCGCAGTACTACCCCACGCAGGCGTACTACCCCAAATTCGAGCTCAAGTGCGTCGACCAGAAGATCGGCACCATCCTCATTGACATCAAGTGCCCCGTGCAGCTGGGCGTGGTGAAGAAGGTCATCCTCTACGTGCACAGACCCATCTACGGAGCCGAGCCACTCAACTTGATCCCAGAGGACTCCTTCCTTTCGCATAAGATGGAACAAAACGTCaacgtaaaaaatttaaaccaGCCGATTGAAGCCCGAGTCGATTTCGTCCAACCGCTGGAAATCGCCGCGTCTACAAAGTACTACATAGGGGTTCAGCTAATAGCGGAGAGGGGGAACACGATGATCAATTGGAACTCCATCAACATAACGCTGCACAAGTTTagcaacaaaaatattattaagaaGCTATTGTCGTCGTTTAAGAATGCGTCCTTCATTAATCAGGCCCAACTGAATGTGGCCCTCTCCAACGAGAACAAGGACGAGATGACCAAGTATTTGAATGAGTGCATTGCCGCGGCGAAGATATGGGCGCAGACGGTGTAG